A genomic region of Metopolophium dirhodum isolate CAU chromosome 1, ASM1992520v1, whole genome shotgun sequence contains the following coding sequences:
- the LOC132933707 gene encoding uncharacterized protein LOC132933707 has translation MKSINSAFFYILLAIALCTPNVSSYCGNDRQIEDLRTALITQESISTVLTTLSAIPVTGATLAFAQMMMSGRFGLHLKEVFKEMKTSLDKDHRDYNQCSEILEKTVTASTLIKSTSFGFSLTAMIPGVGLAFLAPRLGTSISAMLLIRERLEFWQNLGCQYATTRDCNL, from the coding sequence atgaaatcaataaattctgcgtttttttacatattgttaGCAATTGCATTATGTACACCAAATGTTTCCTCGTACTGTGGAAACGATAGACAAATCGAAGATTTACGAACGGCGTTAATAACACAGGAATCCATTTCCACGGTATTGACAACACTAAGCGCAATACCGGTAACCGGTGCGACGTTAGCGTTCGCGCAAATGATGATGTCCGGTCGATTTGGTTTGCATTTGAAAGAAGTGTTTAAAGAAATGAAAACTTCTTTGGATAAGGATCATAGAGACTACAATCAGTGTTCAGAAATCTTAGAAAAAACAGTAACAGCAAGCACACTCATCAAGTCAACTAGTTTTGGGTTCTCTCTGACGGCAATGATACCGGGTGTCGGTTTGGCATTTTTAGCTCCGAGGTTAGGTACATCGATATCTGCTATGTTACTTATAAGAGAAAGATTAGAATTTTGGCAAAATCTTGGTTGCCAATATGCTACAACAagagattgtaatttatag